One segment of Triticum aestivum cultivar Chinese Spring chromosome 2A, IWGSC CS RefSeq v2.1, whole genome shotgun sequence DNA contains the following:
- the LOC123188462 gene encoding uncharacterized protein isoform X3 — MNSSGGAMATNERPAASVDPYVELACSRGPSPPSVSPEPPPYSSLLGRGVLALGVGACGTDAIDDKELHLVHHKDGQRHIKGCEPVMHRWTNLVYEKETYASALFSSFRVPPTDTSTCSEIL; from the exons ATGAACAGCAGCGGAGGGGCCATGGCGACGAACGAACGACCAGCCGCGTCCGTCGACCCCTACGTCGAGCTCGCCTGCTCGCGCGGCCCCTCTCCCCCTTCCGTCTCCCCCGAGCCCCCGCCTTACTCTTCTCTACTG GGACGTGGTGTTCTCGCGCTCGGCGTGGGGGCCTGCGGCACTGACGCCATCGACGACAAGGAGCTCCACCTCGTGCATCACAAGGACGGCCAGCGCCACATCAAG GGCTGTGAACCTGTGATGCATCGGTGGACGAATCTGGTTTACGAGAAAGAGACATATGCGAGCGCTTTGTTTTCTTCTTTCAGGGTGCCTCCTACAGATACAAGTACATGCTCAG AAATCCTGTGA
- the LOC123188462 gene encoding uncharacterized protein isoform X1 encodes MNSSGGAMATNERPAASVDPYVELACSRGPSPPSVSPEPPPYSSLLGRGVLALGVGACGTDAIDDKELHLVHHKDGQRHIKGCEPVMHRWTNLVYEKETYASALFSSFRVPPTDTSTCSARPGGRYALQPGEARKPRRTDDRPGDHDTKGCRGGGPRCRGGGDLGPPASELRALVDTSREEVCLGWW; translated from the exons ATGAACAGCAGCGGAGGGGCCATGGCGACGAACGAACGACCAGCCGCGTCCGTCGACCCCTACGTCGAGCTCGCCTGCTCGCGCGGCCCCTCTCCCCCTTCCGTCTCCCCCGAGCCCCCGCCTTACTCTTCTCTACTG GGACGTGGTGTTCTCGCGCTCGGCGTGGGGGCCTGCGGCACTGACGCCATCGACGACAAGGAGCTCCACCTCGTGCATCACAAGGACGGCCAGCGCCACATCAAG GGCTGTGAACCTGTGATGCATCGGTGGACGAATCTGGTTTACGAGAAAGAGACATATGCGAGCGCTTTGTTTTCTTCTTTCAGGGTGCCTCCTACAGATACAAGTACATGCTCAG CGCGGCCCGGTGGGCGCTATGCTCTTCAACCCGGTGAAGCCCGGAAGCCACGTCGCACAGATGATCGTCCAGGTGATCATGACACCAAAGGTTgccgaggtggaggacctcgatgccggggggggggggatttgggtCCACCGGCATCTGAACTTCGAGCcttggtagatacatctagagaagAGGTTTGTTTAGGTTGGTGGTGA
- the LOC123188462 gene encoding uncharacterized protein isoform X2: MNSSGGAMATNERPAASVDPYVELACSRGPSPPSVSPEPPPYSSLLGRGVLALGVGACGTDAIDDKELHLVHHKDGQRHIKGCEPVMHRWTNLVYEKETYASALFSSFRVPPTDTSTCSGQRGPVGAMLFNPVKPGSHVAQMIVQVIMTPKVAEVEDLDAGGGGIWVHRHLNFEPW, encoded by the exons ATGAACAGCAGCGGAGGGGCCATGGCGACGAACGAACGACCAGCCGCGTCCGTCGACCCCTACGTCGAGCTCGCCTGCTCGCGCGGCCCCTCTCCCCCTTCCGTCTCCCCCGAGCCCCCGCCTTACTCTTCTCTACTG GGACGTGGTGTTCTCGCGCTCGGCGTGGGGGCCTGCGGCACTGACGCCATCGACGACAAGGAGCTCCACCTCGTGCATCACAAGGACGGCCAGCGCCACATCAAG GGCTGTGAACCTGTGATGCATCGGTGGACGAATCTGGTTTACGAGAAAGAGACATATGCGAGCGCTTTGTTTTCTTCTTTCAGGGTGCCTCCTACAGATACAAGTACATGCTCAGGTCAG CGCGGCCCGGTGGGCGCTATGCTCTTCAACCCGGTGAAGCCCGGAAGCCACGTCGCACAGATGATCGTCCAGGTGATCATGACACCAAAGGTTgccgaggtggaggacctcgatgccggggggggggggatttgggtCCACCGGCATCTGAACTTCGAGCcttggtag